agagagagatcttgcaGGGGACAAGACCGCTGGTTCCAAGGCTCAAGGCAGAGCTAAAAAAGGCGCTGAACAACTCCAGCCAATCACAGCCGCGCCCGACTAAGGTGCAACTGAAGTAGGCGGAGCCCAGTCGTGGCCTTGGCCGAACCCCCTCTATTGTTTTCGTGaagccagtggttcccaacctttttttctgtcgccacccccgccccccaagacctcaatttttttccttctcacccaaccgtttaccgtttaccgttgatgaggtttcaggccccggtccgccgccgtagcagcgctccacagggccgctaacattataacagtaatattagcacctaaagttgtcctcaatcctcatatttgttaagtcgtaggatttagtgaataagtgagtcttcagcgctttcttgaagattgccagactgtcactgtttttaacatccccgggtaactcattatagagccgcggggcactcttctcaaatgctctgaaacccagttccaggttgaccctgggctcatagagtctataccgttctgtactgtgtctcactgacatggtggtgtccaaatgaaaatcctgtagtatatttctcaaatatccaggtttaccaagtcgcgttgcttgataagtcaagacacatattttgtagactattcgtgccttaatgggtagccaatgcaagtcagtaagtgcaggtgttattctctcacgggggggcagaccctttattagccttgcagctctattcataacaagttgtagtttcttcagcagatatttagtaaggccataataaagtgagttacaataatccagtatactataaaatatataagcatcttcatagtcttatcatccaggtatttcttgacaaatgcaatatttctcaaATGGTAGCCTGCCattctcaccacctgattgatctgttctttgaatgatagagtgcagtcaagtatcacacctaaatctttgactgacttttttacagtcatagtgtcatcttttatccgaagagtggaaatatctagcctcctgagatccttgttcttcccgacaatcaagcattcagttttatcctcattcagcttcagttgcttagaattcatccatttcccaacatcatccataattctgctcagcttatcttcagtgttttccacatcacgcagcgacaaatagaactatgtatcatcagcatacagtttaaagtcaacttcatgccttcttagcaaatgtgaaagaccgatagtataaacacagaataaaattggacccagtacacttccctgggggactcctctttgcaaaagtttatgaggagagaacgatttacctatttgcacacagtaagttctgttctcaaggtaactcctcagataatccagcgcgccaccctcatttccaatattcttacaatcctgaagcaatagactgtgctccaacgtgtcaaacgcagcactgaagtctaacaaaatcatgcagaacaccacacttcccttcatccataagcacaagcaaattgtttaccaccgaacagagagtagtttcttttgagtaaagcctcttgtaggcagattgattatccggtaaagcctgcaccactagcaaatgctccattagctgatttaagatcacattttcaagtatcttagatagaaacgtgaagttggatactggtctaaaggaacttaaacactgtgggtccagtttacctttaacgataggtttcacgatcgccgctttctcactctcagggaaagtcttgttttcgatactagtgttaaccatcacagtcataatatttaagaaataactaaagttttcactcttaatgatgtcacttatcggcaagggatcgttatcacagtacgtcagtttcaccttgtgtatgatagttttcactacagccacatccacttgttgaaagcttgttaactttatttcagggactggagtttcgacatcggatccatggtaaccgcggtcgcctctaaagttcatgataactctcaattttcttgtaaaaaagtctaaaaacttatttgccaaCACTgcatccgagaaaccatccggaagcttgttaacctttctgtttccagtcaaactgtcaagcaccttatataatttagtgatgttaggccctgcctccacaaccttattccgatagtattctcttttctgttttattacaagccgatttttttttgtttcttgcctcctggtatgctcttcttgcctcatctgttttttgcctacgccacagtctttcttttttcttcttctctctttttgcccacagtatttccgcGTTAAACCAAGATGCATGATCTCTCAACATGcactatctccttttcaatcagaggacagaggctgttatactcatctttagctaaaccattatatagcttaaccaggcaggtagcacaatttccacgtaacaccgagccatgttcacagacTTCACGACatttaatagtaatttcctgtattacagagttaatcaatatttctggttgaaaattTTTTCGCAGTCCgaacgtaattttttttctctgcactgcttccttCACGTATAaaatttcaaaggttaccaatttatgtatcggggatatacaacatatttcatcaacacacacccCAGGCAAATAAGTttctatatcgctgaaaaccaagtctagcacatgaccccctaaagaagtcatctcgttcactttattaatcaggttgaaactgtccatcatctcaatgaaggccatggcagaagaattttcaggatcatcaatccatagattaaagtcaccacagatgaacacatttgcagtcaccatatccacagactccaaaaatgtgcgaaattcatcaataaagacctctgctcttgtatcTGGAGGTCGATACACCACAATAAAGATGCATTTCCTTCTCTCAgtttcacagatgacttgcactaattcaaaagtatccaccccacctctctctcacacacacacacacacacatacacacagaggacCGGACGGGGCAGGTCATGTGGGCGTAGCTTTAAGGCCTAGTTTTTAGGGGGTTCAGCGACGGCCATGGTGCAGCCAGTCACAACAAAATGATGCTTTCATCGGgtaggactctagattctctctctaaagagaggctcaaaggtGAGCACCGGggggagcatgagccaagcaaaatggcgccCCTATAAATACTTGAATGCGCCACAACGGCGTGGGACCCaccaccaggtcccaccaagaaagccaACCGGCTCCATAGAcctaaaagtaaaaataaatgaagtgaCATACGTCGCCTGTCATAGAATATAAGGGTCAGATCTTGCAGAGGTTTTACTGCAGGCTCCTAACCGTAGCATGGTGAAGGATCTCATCTGCAAAAATAATGATAGGGAAATAAACGTCTCTTGTCCTGGAGAAGTGACTAGTGCACACTcagatctaaaaaaaaaaaaaatatatatatatatatatatatatatatatatatatatatatatatatatatatatatatatatatatatatatatatatatatatatatatatatatatatatatatatatatatatatatatatatatcaaagggaataggaatgggaaggaatCACAGCCGCGCCCAACTAAGGTGGAGCCCACCCGTGGCCTTGGCCGAGCCCCCTCCATTGTTTTCCCTCTGCACACCCGCCACCCAGGACCCCAAAAGTTTTCCTTCTCACGCAACcccaccaatctctctctctcttcaacttaatatcaactagagtagaaatgaaaCGTTTTGGAgctttctgattaatgtaaaatcacttaagtttaaggacagaccacctaatctggaccatgggatctgtgtggtctgattttctatgtaaatccatctatgtaaattctctctctctctctctctctctctctctcacacacacacacacacacacacacacacacacacacacacacacaggaaaaataGGCCCTGACTATAAATACACAGCAGCCTGGTGTGGGAAACTCTTCATCTCACGTAAATTCAGTGCATCAGAGGCACCAAAACTAAAACTTGAAATTGTATCGAAGCTTCCAAAATCTTACGAAGTCATCCACTTGACACAACGCCTTCGCGTcaatattctctttctctcgtgtgggtgggtgggtgtgggatggTGACCTGACTGCATGACCTGTGATGGGCAGGTAGTGGCTGTTTAAGGTAACATATGGCGTGACTGTTCTATCTCCCCcgtggggatgggagggggggggaaaggagACCTGACTTCATGACCTGAGGGGGGAAGGTGCAGGTAGCTGTGGAAGGTAATATATATGGCGTGACTGTTCTCTCTCCCGTGTATGTGTATgatggggtgggaggggggggatggtTACCTGACTGCATGACCTGAGATGCGGAGAGGGTGGCTGTGGAAGGCAACATATGGCGTGACTGTTCTTTCTCCCATGTATGTGTATGGTggcgtgggaggggggagggggtgttacCTGCCTGCATGACCTGCGATACGGAGGGGGTGGCTGTGGAAGGCAACATATGGCGTGACTGTTCTTTCTCCCGTGTATGTGTATGGTGGCgtgggaggggttgggggggtgtTACCTGCCTGCATGACCTGCGATACGGAGGGTGGCTGTGGAAGATAATACACATACGGCGTGACTGTCCTTGGTTGAACCCTCTGGTGGGGAATTACCTATACATTTGACGTTCCATCCTGCTTTTGTTATAGCCAAGCTTGCTGTTGCTATGGTTGCCCACTGTTTCTCCCTCCTTGTGTTCCTGCCTCTCTTTTGTGCCTATTTTTGATGAACATTATTCAAGGCTTTTGTTTTTAGTTGTGCATTTATGATGgacatttcttcccattttcctgtttggaaaagtaaaatatataaacaaataggctGCAAAGGAaacttcttgcttttctctcacaatatgaaaaggaaaaaagacttTATTCTACTTCGTTTGTGACTCCCGATGTAAATTTTCCACTTATGTCTCTGTCCATCATACATCTATGTATCATGCTTATCAAAAGATTTACCAAAAAGACGCGCGGAATCTCTTGGAGCCGGCCTACTTTGGCGGGAAGCCCTCTGATTGGATGGATCGCCTACACGGGATAGGGGCGCTGGCCTATTGGCTGAGGGGAGCGCGGATTAAATCTATCGCGGGACGCTGATTGGCCATCGCTCTAGGAGGAGGCGGAGCTTACTTTCGTTGGCGGGTTTTTCGAGTAAGATTTGTGTCAGTTGAGGTGAAAACCCGGAGCTGTACACGAGGTCTCTGTGTTGCTCGTGCTCTTGCTTCTCACTCGAAGTCACGTCTCTTCGGTGCACCTCTGTGTTGCTTGTGGTGTGTCGTTATTCCCTCAAGATGGTGTCTCTCCAAGACTTCAAGGCCTCCCTCAAGTTACTGAGAGGCTCCATGAGAGTTATACTATCGTTAACAGACCAGGCAAAGTGTTTAGGTGCCTACGCCCAAGATGTTGTCGACGCCATCGTTGAAACCATTGACTCGGTAAGCTTTCTATAGTCATGTATCATTGCATAGTCCTGTAATTACGTGTTTCATCGTGCAGAGTTTCATGTAATTATATTTTCAGTATTATCTGCAGCTTATTAGTCCACTACAACAGGACACATGATTTCCCAAACCCTTTTCGCCATCTCTATCTCACATACTCTATACTTCCCCGGCTAATGCTCTGATTGTATCTTTGCACCTTGTCCTCCGTTTGCCCTGAGTTCTACTGGTATTGGGTTGACACTCTTACTTTTGTTGACCCTCCCCTATCTTGACATGACCTGCCCGAGTCCAACTTTTAGTTTTAATAATCATTAAAAATACCTTAGAGCCTTGTCTTTTATCTTGAATATTTCTTCTGAGCAAGctgtgagctctctctctctctctctctctctctctctctctctctcagcaaccaTTAAATTATATGAGTGAATAAATGGGATAAATCAAGCTTTTTATATTTTGTGACTTGCTGGTACTTCGGTTTTTGCTTTTAGGATTGAAAATTAGCCTTTATAAGATCTTTATAAATATCAAATATTTATGCGATGTCTCACGGTATATTTATGATTGCAGCAGACGCAGAGTGACGACAAGATGCCGGGCCTGTACCTCCTAGACTCCATCGCCAAGAGTGTGGGCCAGCCCTTCACAGAGATTATTCAGTCCCGAGTCAGCGACGTCTTCTGCAGAATTTTCATGCAGGTTAGTTGTGGCGATGTGGATGAGCTGGAATACCAATGATAATAGGAGATATTCTAGAGGAAGCTTATTGTCGTAGCACTCACGGTGCTGGGGTGTGGGTGAGCTGGAATACTAGGTAATGGCAATGGGAGAGGTTCTAGAGGAAGATTAGTAGCAGGCAGATTGGTGGAGTGTGGGTGTGTTTGAATACTAATGATAATGGGAGAGGTTCTAGAGGAAGCTTATTGTTATAGCAGTCAGGATGATGGGGTGTGGGTGAGCTGGAGTATACTAATGACAATTGGAGAGGTTCTAGAGGAAGCTTATTGTTATAGCAGTCAGGATGATGGGGTGTGGGTGAGCTGGAGTATACTAATGACAATTGGAGAGGTTCTAGAGGAAGCTTATTGTTGTAGAAgtaagggtgatggggtgtgggtGAGCTGGAATACTAGGTAATGGTAATGGGAGAGGTTCTAGATTggtggggtgtgggtgtgtttgaatACTAATGATAAACCTGAGCCACCTCAGTTCAAATGAAGAAGCGAAAGCAAAGCAAGTAAAAAACTACTCACCTTAGTACACACGGGTCTCTtcctatttattgttattatcaatgtCTATGATAGTAAATTTCTGTTATTTTTGCATTGTATCATCCATCACTTAATATCCATCTTCAGTTTCCTGATAGAGGCATGTTGGCTGTGATGCTAATTATGACAAGtaatttcatgttattttagaAATGCTGCACTCATTTTGGGTGTCACTGTTCCTGAGGAGATTTCCTCCATTAATATGTGTTGTCCCCGCAGGCTAAGAAGGATATCCGGGTACTGCTGCATACGACCCGCCTCAGCTGGAGTCAGCACTTTCCTTCTGAAGTCTTGATTCCACTGGATATCAGAGTGAGAGCCATGGATCCTGCATGGCCTGACTTCAAGGTCACCAAAGTAGCTGGTCAGGTGAGACCCTTGTGTTCACTTTTCAATAGTTTGAAAAGTTTTATTTCCCATCATTAAACAGAAAGGTTTCAAGTTTTGTTAACTGGTGGCAGAGACTATGTAAGCACTGTAAATTGATGAGGGTTGTATTTAGCCTGCACCGTGTACTATTGAACATTTCAGTTAAGTATGTCTGTTCTTGTTTTAATACATTTGTAGAGGTGTATTTAAGAGTATATAAAACATTTCTACTTTCCTGAGTCCATTTTTGAGGTACCATATCCTGCATCCATTTCTTCAAGGATGTGGTCAGATAGGAAGTAATGTATCTCTCATCCAATTGTGATGCCTCTTTTCACCATGAAATATTAAGCTTATgcatttattactctctctcttctacaggtGATGGGTGTGCCTGCCCCAAGGAGCAGTGCCAGCAGCAGCCGTGATAACACTGTCTCTCCTGCAGTGACTAGCATCCATGAAGAACCCAGCACAAACCAGCTGCAATTCAAGTTGGTATATAGAGGAGACAAGCAACGCAAGGAGCCATGGCCCCAATTCACCAATGTTGGGGATCTTCTTCAACGAGTGGTCTCGCCCACAGAGTGCACTATATATACTGCTTCAGTCTTCCTTACTCCTAGTGCTTCACCCTCAGATGTGGGTTTCTTCCCAGGCTCTTTTGAGGTCACTGATGGTAGTCCTGGGCAACCACTATGGAATGAGTCTTCTTCATCAAGTGCCACACATCAAAACCCTGTCATCTCAGAGCCTGGTGAGGTCACTGATGGTAGTCCTGGCCAACCACTATGGAATGAGTCTTCTTCATCAAGTGCCACACATCAAAACCCTGTCATCTCAGAGCCTGATGAGGTCACTGATGGTAGTCCTGGGCAACCACTATGGAATGAGTCTTCTTCATCAAGTGCCACACATCAAAACTCTTTCATCTCAGAGCCTGATGAGGTCACTGATGGTAGTCCTGGGCAACCACTGTGGAATGAGTCTTCTTCATCAAGTGCCACACATCAAAACTCTTTCATCTCAGAGCCTGATGAGGTCACTGATGGTAGTCCTGGGCAACCACTGTGGAATGAGTCTTCTTCATCAAGTGCCACACTTCAAAACTCTTTCATCTCAGAGCCTGGTGAGGTCACTGATGGTAGTCCTGGGCAACCACTATGGAATGAGTCTTCTTCATCAAGTGCCACACATCAAAACTCTCTCATCTCAGAGCCTGATGAGGTCACTGATGGTAGTCCAGGACAACCATTATGGAATGAGTCTTCTTCATCAAGTGCCACACATCAAAACTCTTTCATCTCAGAGCCTGCTGAAGTCACTGATAATAGTCCTGGGCAACCAATAAGGAATGAGTCTTCTTCATCAAGTGCTGCACATCAAATCCCTGTCATCTCAGAGCCTGATGAGGTCACTGCTAGCAGCCCTAGGCACACCCTTATGAAGGAGTCTTCTTCATCAAGGGACAGACATCGTCGACACAGCTCATCTGTCTCCAAACGACATCGAAAGGAGTCGCCAGCAAGCACCAGCAAGCATCGCCACAGAGAAGTAAGTTAAACCGAGTGTTGTTTTTACCTCCTGCATGACCATAGTAAAGTTTACCTTAGATGTACATGTGTTCTCCTTGATGGATAGTTTCACACCCTCCTGCCAGAGGCTGCTCTTCATATACCTAAGGTAGACATACATTTTTGTTAATGACACATTACTGGCTACTCCTCCAGATGGCATCCCTCCAAGACTTCAAGGCTTCCCTCAAGTTGCTGAAAGGTTCCAAGAAAGTTATATTCTCGTTAACAGACCAGGCAAAGTGTTTAGGTGCCTATGCCCAGGGTGTTGTCAACGCTATCGTTGAATACATTGACTCGGTAAGCCATCTCATTTTGTAGCTCTGCATTGGGTCTTGTAATCAACTTTCATTATCATCAGCCATTGATAGTCCATTGCACAAATTGACCTTTCTCCAGGACTTCTACACGTATGATTGATATGATATGTTCCTCTATCTCAAGAGTTTTGTCCTGATAATTGTTTGTTTTCGTGCCATCTGTTCATTAAGTATCTATCACCTTATCTTCAACCCTACTTCAGACTCTCTGACAGGTTCCTCAATCATTTCCTGCACGTTTTCTTGAGGCTCACTTAGTAAGAATATATGATATGTAAatcttatctattttaattcCCATAACTTCCCACTTTGATTTCTTTTGTACTTCTAAGCAATCTGAGCAAAATATTAATTGTGTCACTTTGCCAGTGCATATCTGGATTGGATTGTTCTCACCTTTCTCAAATTTAATagttacaatctctctctctctctctctctctctctctctctctctctctccacacacacacacagagacagaccaGTACCTACACATGAGTGTGTAATCgataatttttttcataattgaaGCTGTTATTATCATGTGACTTACTTGTTAATAGGTCATTTACTGGATTGGAAATGAGTCTTTAATAGAGCTTTATAAATGTTTGATATTTGTATGTAAGTTCTCCTACACTGCTGTCTTCAGTAATGTCTCATGATATATCCATAATTGCAGCAGACGCAGAGTGAGGACAAGATGCTTGGACTGTTTCTCTTTGACTCCATCTTCAAGAATGTGGGCAGTCCCTTCACAGATATTATTCAGTCCCGAGTCAGCGACATCTTCTGCAGAATTTTCATAGAGGTCAGTCTGAAttgaataataaataataatgatgaaaagaaagagaaaagttagTAGAGTCTGCAGTCACTGCTGTGGGATGTTGTTTTGTTAGAAACACTAATGAGTCTAGAGAGAGTCTAGAGGGAGAGCTTCTCTCTGTGTGGAGCTGCTGTGGTGGATGTGCGAGTGGACTGCTAATTATAATGGGAGAGATTCTTagaaaattatattattattacaacaGTCAGAGAGGATGATACTGATCTGGAACATTGGTGACAGTAGTATAATTaatattactattttattattattttttctaataGTTATCCCTATTATTGTTCGTAGATTATTGTTAGTTAGGCATTACCTCATCCATCATTATTATATCCATCTCCAGTTTCTTGAGTGTGATGGGTTGGCTGTAATGCTAATTACATACTACTagcaattttatgttattttagaaACATGTACTGCATTCATTTTTTGGTGTCACTGTTCTTGAGGAAGTTTCCTCCATTAATATGTGTTGTCCCCGCAGGCTAAGGAGGATGTCCGGGTACTGCTGCAAACAACCCGCCTCAGCTGGAATGGGCACTTTCCTTCTGAAGTGTTGATTCCACTGGACAAGAGAGTGAGAGCCATGGATCCTGCATGGCCTGACTTCAAGGTCACCAAAGTAGCTGGTCAGGTGAGATCCTATAGTGTTCACTCATATATTTTGAAAAGTTTTATCTGCCATTCTTCAACAGAAAGGTTGCTAAGTTTTGTTTGTGGGAGGCAGAGGCTTTGTAAGGAAAGTAAGTTGAGGGTTGAACTTAGACCACATCATTTAATACCAAACTGAAAGGTAATTGAGTCTGCATTATACATTTCCATTCCTTCAAGGCTTATGGTCAAAAAGCAAGTATTTTATCTATCATACATTTGTGATCACTCTTCT
The DNA window shown above is from Eriocheir sinensis breed Jianghai 21 chromosome 15, ASM2467909v1, whole genome shotgun sequence and carries:
- the LOC126998905 gene encoding pre-mRNA cleavage complex 2 protein Pcf11-like isoform X16 produces the protein MVSLQDFKASLKLLRGSMRVILSLTDQAKCLGAYAQDVVDAIVETIDSQTQSDDKMPGLYLLDSIAKSVGQPFTEIIQSRVSDVFCRIFMQAKKDIRVLLHTTRLSWSQHFPSEVLIPLDIRVRAMDPAWPDFKVTKVAGQGMSLPTPSSSSSHWHNSFVSKRHRGESPAPPSKRCRREH
- the LOC126998905 gene encoding pre-mRNA cleavage complex 2 protein Pcf11-like isoform X14, producing the protein MVSLQDFKASLKLLRGSMRVILSLTDQAKCLGAYAQDVVDAIVETIDSQTQSDDKMPGLYLLDSIAKSVGQPFTEIIQSRVSDVFCRIFMQAKKDIRVLLHTTRLSWSQHFPSEVLIPLDIRVRAMDPAWPDFKVTKVAGQVMGVPAPRSSASSSRDNTVSPAVTSIHEEPSTNQLQFKLVYRGDKQRKEPWPQFTNVGDLLQRVVSPTECTIYTASVFLTPSASPSDVGFFPGSFEVTDGSPGQPLWNESSSSSATHQNPVISEPGEVTDGSPGQPLWNESSSSSATHQNPVISEPDEVTDGSPGQPLWNESSSSSATHQNSFISEPDEVTDGSPGQPLWNESSSSSATHQNSFISEPDEVTDGSPGQPLWNESSSSSATLQNSFISEPGEVTDGSPGQPLWNESSSSSATHQNSFISEPAEVTDNSPGQPIRNESSSSSAAHQIPVISEPDEVTASSPRHTLMKESSSSRDRHRRHSSSVSKRHRKESPASTSKHRHREMASLQDFKASLKLLKGSKKVIFSLTDQAKCLGAYAQGVVNAIVEYIDSQTQSEDKMLGLFLFDSIFKNVGSPFTDIIQSRVSDIFCRIFIEAKEDVRVLLQTTRLSWNGHFPSEVLIPLDKRVRAMDPAWPDFKVTKVAGQGMSLPTPSSSSSHWHNSFVSKRHRGESPAPPSKRCRREH